CCCTCCGCTCGTCTCCACCTTCTCGCTCTGGCAGTCGACGGACGCGCTCTCGGCCTATGCGTATGGCCAACGCGAGGCGGCCCATCCCGTGGCAATCGCCGCGCAGCGCCGGAAGCCGTTCCATCACGAGTCGGCATTCATCCGGTTTCGTCCTTACGGCTCCGAAGGGAGCCTCGACGGACGCAACCCGCTGGTCGAGACGTGGGCGTCCGCGGGCGGTCGGTAGCGACCGTCTACACGGGCACCGGATCTTCAGGCCTCGCGGTCGGTCCCGTACCGCACGGTGTCCTCGGCGTAATGGGGGTGACCGTTGGGACATCTCGCGTGCGCACGCGGCGTCGGGCCATTGCCGTTGGCGGAAGCGAGATCGAAGCGCACCGTCTCAGTGCAACCGGGAAACAGGCACGGCACCGCGGGAGTGAGCCCTTGGATCGTCGACACTTCCCCCCTCCCCCTCCGGGATGGACAACATCACCACCCCCAGCCGCCACCGACGGTACCGCTTCGCGCCAGGCCGCGCTACCTCCACCGATCCCGCAGGGAATCACGCCCCCGCCCTCACATCGTGGAGCGCAGCGCCTCCACCGGTTCGAGCGCGGCGGCACGGGCGGAAGGGTAGAGACCGGACAAGAGGCCGACCGCACCCCCGAGGAGGGGAGCGCCCAGCGGCACCCACGCCTCCAGGACCGGTGTCCAGGCGCGGCTTGCCGCCACACCGACGACGACCAGGGTGCCCACCGCGGCACCCACCACGCCGCCGACGAGGCCGAGCGTGGTGCTCTCCATCAGGAACTGCGCGGCGATGTGGCGGCGTGCGGCGCCGAGCGAGCGTCGCAGCCCGATCTCACCGACCCGCTCGAGCACCGACACGAGGGTCACGTTGGCGATGCCGATCGCGCCGACGAGCAGCGACACACCGCCGAGGAGGAGGAACAGCGAGTTGAGGTCGCGCTGCACCCCGGCGCGGACCCGGCGGGGCTCGGGAGGCGCGGCGACCTTGAGGACCCGGGGGTCGGCGGGGTTGAGCGCGAGCGGCAGCTGCCCGGCGATGACGCTCGCGGCGCCGATGCGCGTCTCGACCTGCACCGATCCCGGTGCGGTGAGGCCGAACTCACGTTGGGCCGTGCCCTCGGGGATCACGATCGATCCCAGCAGCGACGGCTGGCGTTGGACCGTGGACAGCAGGCCGACGACGACGTACAGACGATCGCCGATGTAGATCGCGGGCTGGTTGTCGACCCGCGTCACATGGAGCTGCGCGGCCACGTTGGGGCCGAGCACGACCACCCGATCGCCACGCGCCGAGTGTCCCGCGTCGGGCAGACGGCCGGTGCTGAGCCTGGCTCGCACGGCGCGGAACAAGCCCGGGGAAGCGGCCTTCACGGGTACCTGGAACTGGGTCTGGCCCTGTGGGTCGTTCACGGGCACGGCCCGGACCAGCTCGCCTCTCACGTTCACATCCGTCAGGGTGCCGGCGGCCACGACGCCGTTGAGCCGGCCGACGCGCTGCTCGGCGTCCCAGGGGAGCACGTTCTGCCTGACGGCGCGGCCGGTGCGTCCGGTCTTGGGGGTGACGACGATGTCGGTGGCGGCGAGCGCGTCGAAGCGGCCGACGATCTGGTTGCCGGCCGTCTTCGAGAGGCCGAGGGTGGCGACCAGCGCGGCGACACCGACGACGGTGCCGAGCACGGTCAAGACGGCGCGGCCCGGACGGGCGAGGAGGCTGGCGAGGCACTCCTCGAAGAGATCTCTGGCCGCGAGCCGGGGCTTCGCGGTGGCGGGCCCCGATCGGCCGCGACGTCGGAGCTTCACGACCCGTGCACCTGGCCGTTGCCCGCGCTCGGCGGCGTCAGCTCGTCCAGCGCACCGTCGACGATGCGCACCTGGCGCCCGGCACGGCTCGCAACCTTGTCGTCGTGGGTGATGACGGCCAGCGTGAGCCCGTCGTGGGAGAGCTGGGCGAACACGTCGAGCAGGCTCTCGGCGCTGTGCGAGTCGAGGTTACCGGTGGGCTCGTCGCACAGCAGCAGGCTGGGCTCCCCGACGAGCGCGCGCGCGATGGCGGCTCGTTGCTGCTGGCCGCCGGACAGCTTGGTGGGAAGGAAGTCGGCGCGGTCGTCGAGGCTCACCCGGTTGAGGGCGGCGCGGGCGCGCTCCTGCCGGCCGTGCCGGGGAGCGCCCACGTAGAGCTCGGCGAGCATGACGTTCTCGAGCACGGTGCGATGGGGCAGCAGGTGGAAGGCCTGGAAGACGAAACCGATCGTGCGTCCCCGGAGCCCGGCGCGGCCGAGGTCGTCGAGCGCGGCGACGTCGACCCCGACGAGGCGGTACATGCCGGCCGTCTGGCGGTCGAGGAGCCCGACGATGTTGAGCAGCGTCGACTTCCCGGAACCGGACGGACCGACGATCGACACCCACTCGCCGGGCCAGATCGTGAGGTCGACGTCGCGCAGGGCGTGGACCGGAGGATCGGCCCCGAAGGTGCGGGAGACCTTGGAGAGCCGGACGACCGGCTTGTCGAGGCCGCCCGCGAGGCGATGGCCGTCGGCGGGCGCCCCCGAGAGGTCGATCACGGAGGAGGCACCTTGCTGATCACTTGCGTATCTTCAGCTCGACGTCGTCGATGTTCTTGGCCTCGCACTTGACGTCCGCCGCCACGATGGCGCGCTCCTCGTTCTGCAATGCGGACAAAGCGGCCTTGTCGTAGTCGGGCTTGGGGCTCTCGGGCGGCCCGACGATCGCTTCGAGCTTGTTGTGCAGGACGGTGTCGACCTCGTCGGGCGCGGCGAGGTCCTCGTAGCCGGCCTTCTGCATGCACGTGCTCCACTTGCCGACAGCCTTGACCATGCGCGGATCCTGTTGGATCCGGTCGTCGAGCGCGTCGAGCTTGGTCTGGAGGCTCTGGATCACCGCCGCACCGCCGAAGACCTTGTCGGTCGCCTCCTTGGTGCAGCCGCCGACGCGGGTGAAGTCTCCGTTGTCGACTGCGTCGGCGAACGTCGCAGTGGGATCGTCGCCGTAGAGCGCACGGTCGTAGGCGACCTGGTCCGTAGGGCTCATCGAGTCGCGGTACGTCTGGTTGGCGGCCCCTTCTTCCTTGCCGTACACCGTCGTGATGCCGTAGCCGTACTGCTTCTCGTAGTCCTCGTCGCTCAGGTCCGCGCCGGGGGGTTTCGGCTCCGCGGTGTACCCGTCGAACCCCACCCGCCCCATGCACGCCCGGATGAGGTTCCCGGCAGTGGCCTGGCGCTGCACGATCCCCTCGCGCTCGAGGCCGAGCTCTTCCTCGATCGTCCTGTAGGGCTTCTTCGAGCCACCGCCACCACTGCAGCCCGCAAGCAAGAGCAAGGCACCGACGAGAAGGGTCGCCGTGACGCGACCGACACGACGACCGTCAGCCACCGACGTCATGCGGCGCCGGCCGCCGGGGCCGAGCCCCTGCCGGCGATGACGAGGTCACCGGCGGCGAGCGTGCCCTTGATGGGCGTGACCTGCACCATGCCCTTCGCCGCGAGCCCGGGGTTCACCGTCACCGTCCGGGTTGCGCCGCGCTCGCGGACCTGCACCCGTGAGGTGCCGTCGGCCGCGACCGAGAGCGCGGCGATGGGCACGGTGAGGACGTTGCCTTCGGTGCTGCTCACGGTGATCGTCACCACCACCGAGGCGCCCACGAGCGCGGCGGGCGCGTCCTGGGTGAACGTGACTCCGAAGTAGTACCGCTGGGGCTCGACCCCCTGCGTCCCGGGCGTGTCGGCGAGCGCGCTCACGGTGCCTGCCGCGCGGAAGTCGGAGTCGGGCGCGTCGATCGTGACCGCCGCGCCCTTGCGGACGAGCTTGGCGTCGTTGAGCGACAGCGCGCCATCGACCGCCAGCAGTGAGTTGCTCACCGTCATGACCGGTCCCGTCAACTCGTCTCCCGCCTTGACGGTCACGTCGTCGATCCGAAGGGGCAGGCTGGCGAAGAACAGCACCTCGTTGGCGGGAAGCTGGATGCCGAGCTTCCCGTTGACCTGACTCACCGCGCTGTCCACCTGCTTCACGCGGCCGGCGTTGAGGGCCACCCGGCTCTCGGCCACCTTGATCGCGGCGTTCGCGTTGGCGACCTCGTCCTTCGCCGCGTCGACGTCGGCCTGGGCGACGTCGACCGCAGCGGTTGCCTGGATGAGGGCGCCTTGGAGCGCCGCGAGCTCCGTCGACGTGGTCTGGGGGTCGGCGCGCGCCGTGTCGAGCTGGAGCTGTGCCGCCCGCTTGGCCTGATTGGCCGCGTTCAGGGCGCTCGTGGCCTTGCGGACGCCGGCGTTCGCAGTGGTCCGGCTGTTGCGGGCGGTCGTGAGGGCGTCGTCTGCGTTGGCGCGCTCGGAGCGGGCACCGAACGCGTCCGACTCCGCGGCCCTCAGTGACTGCAGCTGCTCGTCGGTCGGCCCCAATGGTGTCCAGCCCGCGGCCCGGTACCAGGCCGCAACCGCGGCGGCCGTCGAAGCGCCGTACACGCCGTTGAGCGCGCCGGGGTTGAAGCCGAGACGCGTCAGACCCGCCTGGAGCTGGCGGACGTCCTCGCCCACCGCGCCGGGCCCGAGATCGCGGTACGCGGGTTGCGCGCCCTGGAGCACGAGCACGGGCCGGCCCGAGACCGAGAAGGCGACGTTTCCCTCATTGAGCGCTGCCCCCTTCACGGGCGCGATCGACACGATGCTCGTGCCCGGCTTGAGCGGCGATGCCGGGAGCGTCACGGTCTGGGGCGAGCCGTAGCGCACCGTCCCCCGGGCGACCACGTCGGATGTCAGCGTGCGCAGCTCGACCGGCACCGTGATGAGCGACGCGGGCGGCGGTGCCGTCCTCGACGCGATCTCGGCCGGTGATTGGATCCGTCGACCGGCGACCCAGCCGACGGCCGACGCGGTGACCACGGCCGCGAGCGCGATGGCGAGCGCGGTGTTGCGGCGCGCGCCCGGGCGCGGGCCGGCTTCGCGGCGGAAGTGGAGTGGGGCGCGAGGCAGTCGGTGGCGCTTGGTCTCTGGCTCCGCCAGGCTGGTCGCCACCCCGTCCGGACCGGGCTCCGTCAGCATTGGACAGAATGTACGGAGAGCCCGCTGAATTCCCGCTGAGCGGGCGCTGCGTCGGTCATCGCGCTACACACGTTCGCCGTCTCCACCGTTCGATTCACCGAAACGCCTATTGGGGCTTGTCCACGCGCGCGGTGTGCGTCGCACGGGGGGTCTTGGCGTAGACGTCATTGCTGACCGTGTAGCCGCGCGCGTCCTCGTCGAGCGCAGCTCGGCGCGCCTCCGCCAACGCGTTGGCGTCGAGGCGCACCTTCCCCACCAGCACCAGGGTCTCCTGGTCCTGGTCACCGGCCCCGGGCTCGACTCGAATCGTGCCCACCCCCGGCGCGTAGTACTTGAGCTGATGGCCGTCCGGCGGGTCGAGCGGGTTCCACTCGTCGGTCAGGAGGACGTTGCTGTAGCAACGCCCGGAGAAGCAGCTCCGCTGGCCCGCCTTGAGCTCCTTCGCCCGGTCCCGGAACTCGATTTCGGGCGCCCAGCCCTGGAGGTAGCCGGGCGACCCGATCTTCGGCTTCGCCCGCATGAGGATGCCCGGCTGCGCCCGCTGCAGACCGGTGATCCAGGTGTCTTCGGCGCCGACCAGCTTGCCCTGCTCGTACACCTCGGGGTACTCGCCGAGGTTCCAGACGTTGCCCTCGTCGTCCTGGGCCTGAAAGGCGAGCTCCGACTCCACCATTTGACCCTCGTTGAAGTCGCGCTCCCAGATGACGACGGCGCGAATGCCGTGGATCACCTTGGTCAGGTCGGTGACGACGGAGACGATGCGATGGGGAAGAACCCCGGTCCCTCGGTTCGCCCGCCCTTCGTAGGTGAGCTGCGTCCCGGGGACGAGCGGCAGCAAGGTGTTGTCGACGGTCGTGGAACGGGAGAACTTCATCTTGGAGAAGTCCTTCTCCGTAGTCGGCGACTTGTCACCGCCGAGGCACGCCGAAGCCAAAAGCGCGAGGACAGAGGCGGCGACAACGCCGACGCAGGAACGCCGCACCAGGTCCCCCCTTCCCGCTCTTCGCCCCTCGATGCGCGGACGTTCCGCCGTCCATCACCCTGGGCGCACACCCGTGCGAAAGCGTCCAACGTCCTCCGGACAAGGAAGACTTGGCAATTGACGCGGTCAGCGCCGCGCCGACCCAGAATGACTACAAACCGTAGTCAATCCGAGATCGCGGCTTTGCCGTCAAACGGCTCGAGCGGCCCGGTCCGGATCGAAGACCATGACCGGCCACCACCGCGGCGGCGCGGGGACGGCGAACCTGCAGGTGACCGGCCGGCTCCGTTCGCGTCGCCCATCCCCGGCCCGCCCGAGAGACGGCGCCGTCATTGTCGGGAAAAGATCGGTTGACAACGATCCGACTGCGTCATAACGTCCGAATCGGGTACCGCTGGAGCGGGGGTTTCGGCGGTTTGGTGGGAAAGGGGGGGAACGGCGCCGCGATGACTGATCGCTGCTCTCTCCGCGCTCGCGTTCGAGCCGCTCTCGCCTCCGGGTCTTCGTCCTTCGAGTTGGTTTCGCGACCCTCAGGAGGCCTATAGCTCGCGCGCTCGGGTCTCCTCTTTTGCTGTCGCAGCCGCGAGCGCGGTGATGGTCTTTCGCGCCTGGCGAGCGACAACGTCCGTCTTCATTTCGGGAGCGTTCGTCACTCGCGGGCTCATTTCGGTTCTTGCCGCTGGTGATCGGCAGACTCTTTCCGGCGGCCTGCAGTCCGATGCTCTGCGCTGCAGCCAGGTCTGTCTTCACGTTCCTTCCCCTCTTTTCCGAGCCATGGGCACCGTACGACGCGGCTCCTGAAGCCACGCTGAAGAACGACGTTCAAACCCTTCGACTTGGCGTTACCAGCTCGTTCGTTTGCCGGCCCCAAGACCGCTTCGGCGCGGGACTCATATCCGAAACCAGCGGATCCGGTATTGCCGGTCCGGTGCAGGGAGGTTTTCAGCCATGATGCGTTGGATCGTCCGCTCGAGCCTGAAATCCCGAGGCTTGGTGGTCGCTGTCGCCGCGGTCGTGCTGTTCCTCGGGATCACCCAGCTCCGGGACATGCCCAGGGACGTCCTGCCCGAGTTCGTGCGGCCGACCGTGAACGTCCAGACCGAGGCGCTCGGGCTCTCCGCGCCGGAGGTGGAGCAGCTCATCACCGTCCCGCTGGAGCAGGACCTGCTGAACGGGGTGCCCTTCCTCGATCTCATCCACTCGAAGTCGGTTCCGGGGCTGTCCTCGATCGAGCTGATCTTCAAGAAGGGGACGGACCTCGCTCGGGCGCGACTGGTGGTGAACGAGCGCTTGACGCAGGCGGTCGCGCTCCCGCACGTCTCGCTGCCGCCGCAGATGCTTCAGCCACTGTCGTCGGAGAGCCGGGTCATGATGATCGGTCTCACCTCGAAGTCGCATTCGCTCATCGACATGGGCGTGCTCGCCCGCTGGACGCTCCGGCCCCGCTTGATGGGCGTGCCCGGCGTGGCGAACGTGGCCATCTGGGGACAGCGGGAGCGGCAGCTGCAGGTGCAGGTCGATCCGCAGACGCTCGACGAGCGCGGGGTCTCACTCGACCAGGTGATCTCCACCACCGGGAACGCGCTGTGGTTCTCGCCGCTGGGTCGCCTGGAGGCGAACACGCCCGGCACCGGCGGGTTCGTCGACGGGCCCCAGCAGCGGCTCGGGGTCTTTCACAAGTCGCCGATCACGACTCAGGCGGACCTGGCCAAGGTGGCCATCGAGGGAACGGAGAGCGCCTACGGTGCGAGCCCGGCCCTGACGCTCGGTGACGTGGCGAACGTGGTCGAGGACCATCAGCCCCTCATCGGCGACGCCGTCCTCAGCAAGGGCCCCGGGCTCATGCTCGTCGTCGAGAAGCTCCCCGAGGCCAACGTCATGGAGGTGACGAAGGGCGTCGACGAGGCCCTCCGCGCCATGGGGCCCGGTCTCGCCGGCATTCAGGTCGACTCGTCACTCTTCCGGCCGGCCAACTACATCGCGAAGTCCACCCACAACGTCGCCAAGGCGCTGCTCATCGGCCTCGCGCTCCTGGTCCTGTTGCTCCTGGCGCTCCTGTTCGAGTGGCGCACCGCCTTGATCGCAGCGGTGACCGCGCTGTTGTCGCTGGCCCTGGCAGTGATCGTGCTCCATCTGGGAGGGGCGACGATCAACGCGATGGTCGTGGCGGGACTCGTCCTCGCCGTCGTGGTGGTGGTCGGCGACTCGATCGTCGACACGGAGAACATCAGGCGGCGCCTGCGTCAGCATGCCGAAGTGGGCAACGGATCCGCGGCAACGACCGTGCTCGAGGCCTCGATGGAGGTGCGCAGCCCGCTCGCATTCGGGACGATCATCGTCCTGCTCGCCCTGGCACCGGTCTTCGTGCTGAAGGGCGAGGCCGGCGCATTCGCGCCTCCGATCGCGCTCGCATACGCGGCGGCGGTGTTGGGGTCGATGGTGGTCGCCCTCGCCGTCACGCCGGCGCTCAGCCTGTTGCTCCTCGCCAAGGCGCCCCTTGCGAGCCGCGAGTCGCCGGTCGTCCAGCGGCTCCGTCGGGGTCACGATCGCTTTCTCCCGAGGTTCGTCGAAAGCCCTCGTCTCGCGCTCGGCGCGGTGGGCGTCGTCGCGTTGGTGGGCGTGGCGGTGTTGCCGTTCCTCGAACGCGGGCACTCGCTCATCCCCACGTTCAAGGACAGGGACCTGCTGGTCCACTGGGAGGGCGCACCCGGCGCCTCGTTGCCGGAGATGGACCGCATCACGGCTCGCGTCAGCCGCGAGCTGCGATCACTGCCGGGCGTCCGCGACGTCGGCGCGCACGTCGGGCGGGCGGTGCTGGCGGACCAGGTGGTCAGCGTCAACTCCGGCGAGCTCTGGGTGAACATCGATCCCTCAGCCGACTACGGCAAGACCGTGAGCTCGATCCAGAGGGTGGTCAACGGCTATCCCGGCCTCGAGCACTCGGTGCTCACGTACCCGAAGGAACGAATCGAGCAGGTGCTCGGGCGGACAGGGCAGGACATCACGGTGCGCGTCTTCGGCTCCGACCTGTCCGTCATGCGCCGCAAGGCGAACGAGTTGCGGCGGGCGATCTCGAAGATCGACGGCGTGTCCAACACCACGGTGCAACGCGACGCCGTGGAGCCGTCGTTCGAGGTGAAGGTCGACCTCGCCAAGGCACAACGCGTCGGCATCAAGCCGGGCGACGTGCGTCGGGCGGCGGCCACGCTGCTCTCGGGCCTCGGCGTCGGCTCGCTCTTCGAAGAGCAGAAGGTGTTCGACGTCGTGGTGTGGGGCACGCCGGAGACTCGCGCCAGCCTCACCGACATCCGCAACCTCCTGATCGAATCGCCCACCGGCGAGCACGTGGCCCTGGGCGACGTTGCCGACGTGCGCGTGACGGCTGTACCGCAAGTGATTCGACACGAGGATGTCTCGCGGAGCATCGACGTCGGGGCCGACGTCAGCGGGCGGGACGTCGGCGCGATCGCGAGCGACATCAAGGCGACCCTTCGCAGCGTCAAGTTCCCGATCGAGAACCATGCCGAGCTGCTCGGCGACTACGCGGCCCGTCAGGCGGCGAAGACGCGGTTCATCGCGCTGTGGGTCGCCGCCGCGATCGGGATCCTGCTGCTGCTGCAAGCTGCCGTCGGGAGCTGGCGGCTGGCTTCCGTGCTGTTTCTCGCCCTGCCGTCCGCGCTCGTCGGCAGCCTGGTGGCGGCGCTCGTCAACGGCGACCGGATCTCGCTCGGTTCTCTGGTGGGCTTCTTTGCGGTGTACGCGATCGCGGCCCGGAGTGTCGTCCTGATGGTCGAGCACTACCAGCGACTCGAGGAACACGGCGGCGAGATCTCGCGCGACGAGCTCGTGCTGCGCGGCACGCGGGAACGACTGGTGCCGATCTTCACGACGGCGGCAGGCGGGGCGCTCGCGCTGCTTCCGTTCATCGTGCTCGGCGACGGTCCCGGCTACGAGCTCGCGCACCCGATGGCGGTCGTCGTCATCGGCGGCCTCGTCACCTCGACCCTGCTCAGCCTGTTCGTGGTACCGGCGCTGTATCTGCGCTTCGCGCCCCGCATCGAGGCTGACCAGATGCGGCACGAGCTCCTCGATCTCACCGCCATCGACGGTGGCGGCGACGGCAAGGTCGACGCCGACGGCATGGTCGACGTGACGACGACATCCACAACGACGACGCACTCATAGGGGGAACGTTCGATGCAACGCGGCACACGATGGATCGTCGTCGCGATGGTCGCCGGTCTCGCGCTCTCGGCCTGCTCGAAGGCGGCCCAGGAGCCGGAGGCGACGGGCCACGCCACCGTCAAGCTCGAGGCGGTCAAGGGACAGCCCGACCTCAAGCGGGTGATCCTGTCGGCAGAGGCGGTCAAGCGGATCGACGTCCAGACCGTCAAGGTTCGTGAGGCACAAGCCGAGAGCGGCGCGACACAGAAGGTCATCCCGTATGCCGCCGTGCTCTATGACGCCAACGGCAAGACGTGGGCGTACGCCAACCCCGGGCTCCGCACCTTCGTCCGCGCTCCGATCACGGTCGACCGGATCGACGGCGACGACGCCATCCTCGTCGACGGCCCGCCCTCCGGCACCACCATCGTGACGGTCGGCGCCGAGGAGCTGTTCGGCACCGAGTTCGGACTCTTCAAAGAAGACTGACCGACCGAGAAGACTGACGGATAGAGGAACCGCGCCGCCATGATGCGTTCGATCGTAAAGACGAGCCTCAGATTCCGTTTCATCGTGGTGGCTCTCGCCGCGGCGATGATGTTCTTCGGCGCCGGTCAGCTGCGTCACAGCCGGGTGGACGTCTTCCCCGAGTTCGCGCCACCACGCGTGGAGATTCAGACCGCGTGCCTCGGGCTGACCGCGGCCGAGGTGGAGAGCCTGGTCAGCGTTCCGCTGGAGCAGTCGCTGAACGGGTTGGAAGGTCTCGACATCATGCGGTCGAAGTCGGTTCCCCAGCTGTCCTCGATCGAGCTCATCTTCAAGCCCGGCACCGATCTCCTGAAGGCGCGGCAGGTCGTCCAGGAGCGGGTGGCAACCGTCACATCCACGCTGCCGACCTGGGCCGCTCCGCCCATCATGATCCAGCCCGTGTCCGCGACAGCGCGCGTCATGAAGATCGGACTGTCTTCCAAGACGTGGTCCCTTCCGGACATGTCCATGACCGCCTACTGGAAGATCAGGGCGCGTCTGCTGCGCGTGCCCGGCGTCGCCGACGTCGCCATCTGGGGCGAGCAGCTGAAGATGATGCAGGTGCAGGCCGACCCGCAGCGCCTGCAGGCGAACAACGTCTCGCTCGAGCAGGTCATGGACGCGACCGCCGACGCGCTCGACGTGGGGTTGTTGAAGTTCTCGGAGGGCGGGGGTGTGATCGGCACCGGCGGCGCCATCGAGACCGCCAACCAGCGAGTCCAGGTCCAGCACCGCGCTCCCCTCGTCACGCCCACCGACATGGGCCAGATATCCGTGGGCACGCGGCCCGATGGCAGGCCGCTCGTGCTCAACGACGTGGCCAACCTGGTCGAGGATCATCAGCCGCTCTTCGGCGACGCGGTCATCAACGACAACCGCGGCCTCATGCTCGTCGTCATGAAGCTTCCGTGGGGCAACACGTTGGACGTCACCCACAACGTCGAGGCCGCGCTGAACGAGATGAAGCCCGGCCTCACCGGCATCACGATCGATCCCACCATCTTCCGGTCGGCCGACTTCATCGACCTGGCGATCCACAACCTCACCGACGCCCTGCTCCTCGGTTGTGCTCTCGTGGTCCTGATCCTGCTGATGTTCCTCTTCTCGTGGCGCAGCGCGCTGATCAGCGTGGTGGCCATCCCGATGTCGCTGATGGCCGCGTTGCTCGTGCTGCACCTACGGGGGCAGACGATCAACACCATGATCCTGGCCGGCCTGGTGATCGCCGTGGGGGTGGTCGTCGACGATGCCATCATCGACATCGAGAACATCGTGCGCCGATTGCGCGAGGCCCGGAACACGGGCAGCGACAAGTCGACCGCGCGCATCGTGCTCGAGGGCTCGCTCGAGGTACGCAGCGCCATCATCTACGCCACGCTGATCGACGTGATGACGCTGCTGCCGGTGCTGTTCATGAAGGGTCTGTCCGGCTCGTTCTTCCGGCCCCTCGCCATCTCCTACGGGCTGGCGGTGCTCGCGTCGATGGTCGTCGCCATGACGGTGACACCCGCCATGGGTCTGATCCTGCTGCGCAGGGCCCCCGTCGAACGCCGGGAGTCGCCGCTCGTGCGTGCGCTGCACCGCGCGTACGACCGCGTGCTCTGGCCGCTCATCCGCTCACCCCGCCCTGCGTTCCTCACCGTCGGCGCGCTGGTGGTACCGCGGCTCGGCCAGTCGCTGTTCCCCACCTTCAAGGAACGTGACTTCCTGATCCACTGGATCACGAAGCCGGGCACGTCGGACCCCGAAGAGGTCCGCATGACGCAGCGGGTGAGCCGCGAGCTGCGGAGCATCCCCGGCGTGCGCAACTTCGGCGCCCACATCGGCCAGGCCTTCCTGGCCGAGGAGGTGGCCGGCGTCAACTTCGGCGAGCTCTGGATCAGCATCGACCCCAAGGCCGACTACGAGAAGACGGTCGCGCGCGTCGAGGACGTGGTGAATGGCTACCCCGGGCTGTTCCGCAACGTCGAGACCTACCTCAACGAGCGGATCGAGGAGGTCCTGACGGGAGTGGGCAATCCCATCGTCGTGCGCGTCTTCGGCCAGAACCTCGAGATCCTCCGCACCAAGGCGCAGCAGGTGAAGGACGTCATCTCAAAGGTGCCGGGCGCGGTCGACGCGCACGTCGAGCTCGTCGAAGATGTGCCGCAGATCGAGGTCGAGGTGAACCTCCAAACCGCCCAACGCTACGGGATCAAGCCCGGCGACGTGCGCCGGGCGGCGGCCACGATGGTTTCGGGCGAAGAGGTGGGCGACCTGTTCAGGGACGGCAAGGCCTACGACGTCCAGGTCTGGTCCACGCCTGCGACGCGCAACAGCCTCACCGACATCCGGGCGCTCCCGATCGACACGCCGGGCGGCGGTCACGTGCGTCTCGACGAGGTGGCCGATGTGGCCATCAAGCCGACGCCGAACGTCATCCATCGAGAGTCGGCTTCCAGGAGCATCGACATCGGCGCGGACGTGGAGGGACGTGACCTGGGCTCCGTCGCCCGCGACATCGAGAGCGCGGTCAAGAAGGTCGACTTCCCACTCCAGTACCACGCGGAGTTTCTGGGAGAGTTCAAGGAGCGACAGGCCACGCAGAGCCGCTTGGTCGGCTTCAGCATCGCCGCCCTCATCGGAGTCTTCCTCCTCCTGCTCGTGTCGTTCCGGAGCTTCCGCCTGGCGGCTCTCGGCTTCCTCACCCTGCCGTCCGCGCTGGTGGGCGGCGTGCTGGCGGCGTACTTCTTCAGCCACGCCATCCTCTCGCTCGGCTCGCTCGTCGGCTTCTTCACGATCTTCGGCATCGCGGCGCGCAACAAGATCATGTTGATCAACCACTATCAACATCTCGAGGAGCACGAAGGCGAGACGTTCGGTCCTGA
The Actinomycetota bacterium DNA segment above includes these coding regions:
- a CDS encoding ABC transporter permease, translating into MKLRRRGRSGPATAKPRLAARDLFEECLASLLARPGRAVLTVLGTVVGVAALVATLGLSKTAGNQIVGRFDALAATDIVVTPKTGRTGRAVRQNVLPWDAEQRVGRLNGVVAAGTLTDVNVRGELVRAVPVNDPQGQTQFQVPVKAASPGLFRAVRARLSTGRLPDAGHSARGDRVVVLGPNVAAQLHVTRVDNQPAIYIGDRLYVVVGLLSTVQRQPSLLGSIVIPEGTAQREFGLTAPGSVQVETRIGAASVIAGQLPLALNPADPRVLKVAAPPEPRRVRAGVQRDLNSLFLLLGGVSLLVGAIGIANVTLVSVLERVGEIGLRRSLGAARRHIAAQFLMESTTLGLVGGVVGAAVGTLVVVGVAASRAWTPVLEAWVPLGAPLLGGAVGLLSGLYPSARAAALEPVEALRSTM
- a CDS encoding ABC transporter ATP-binding protein — its product is MDLSGAPADGHRLAGGLDKPVVRLSKVSRTFGADPPVHALRDVDLTIWPGEWVSIVGPSGSGKSTLLNIVGLLDRQTAGMYRLVGVDVAALDDLGRAGLRGRTIGFVFQAFHLLPHRTVLENVMLAELYVGAPRHGRQERARAALNRVSLDDRADFLPTKLSGGQQQRAAIARALVGEPSLLLCDEPTGNLDSHSAESLLDVFAQLSHDGLTLAVITHDDKVASRAGRQVRIVDGALDELTPPSAGNGQVHGS
- a CDS encoding efflux RND transporter permease subunit, with translation MMRWIVRSSLKSRGLVVAVAAVVLFLGITQLRDMPRDVLPEFVRPTVNVQTEALGLSAPEVEQLITVPLEQDLLNGVPFLDLIHSKSVPGLSSIELIFKKGTDLARARLVVNERLTQAVALPHVSLPPQMLQPLSSESRVMMIGLTSKSHSLIDMGVLARWTLRPRLMGVPGVANVAIWGQRERQLQVQVDPQTLDERGVSLDQVISTTGNALWFSPLGRLEANTPGTGGFVDGPQQRLGVFHKSPITTQADLAKVAIEGTESAYGASPALTLGDVANVVEDHQPLIGDAVLSKGPGLMLVVEKLPEANVMEVTKGVDEALRAMGPGLAGIQVDSSLFRPANYIAKSTHNVAKALLIGLALLVLLLLALLFEWRTALIAAVTALLSLALAVIVLHLGGATINAMVVAGLVLAVVVVVGDSIVDTENIRRRLRQHAEVGNGSAATTVLEASMEVRSPLAFGTIIVLLALAPVFVLKGEAGAFAPPIALAYAAAVLGSMVVALAVTPALSLLLLAKAPLASRESPVVQRLRRGHDRFLPRFVESPRLALGAVGVVALVGVAVLPFLERGHSLIPTFKDRDLLVHWEGAPGASLPEMDRITARVSRELRSLPGVRDVGAHVGRAVLADQVVSVNSGELWVNIDPSADYGKTVSSIQRVVNGYPGLEHSVLTYPKERIEQVLGRTGQDITVRVFGSDLSVMRRKANELRRAISKIDGVSNTTVQRDAVEPSFEVKVDLAKAQRVGIKPGDVRRAAATLLSGLGVGSLFEEQKVFDVVVWGTPETRASLTDIRNLLIESPTGEHVALGDVADVRVTAVPQVIRHEDVSRSIDVGADVSGRDVGAIASDIKATLRSVKFPIENHAELLGDYAARQAAKTRFIALWVAAAIGILLLLQAAVGSWRLASVLFLALPSALVGSLVAALVNGDRISLGSLVGFFAVYAIAARSVVLMVEHYQRLEEHGGEISRDELVLRGTRERLVPIFTTAAGGALALLPFIVLGDGPGYELAHPMAVVVIGGLVTSTLLSLFVVPALYLRFAPRIEADQMRHELLDLTAIDGGGDGKVDADGMVDVTTTSTTTTHS